In Halobacillus amylolyticus, the following proteins share a genomic window:
- the gatA gene encoding Asp-tRNA(Asn)/Glu-tRNA(Gln) amidotransferase subunit GatA: MALFDYTLRELQEKLHNKEITVTDLVDESYQRIEEVDEQVKAFLTLNKEEALNQAAELDDKRGDDAAKLFGLPIGVKDNIVTKGLRTTAASQLLRNLEDPLYDATVVQKVNEAKSITIGKLNMDEFAMGSSNENSSFTATRNPWNTDYVPGGSSGGSAAAVAAGEVPFSLGSDTGGSIRQPAAFCGVVGLKPTYGRVSRFGLIAFASSLDQIGPITRTVVDNAFLLETIAGHDKMDSTSANVEVPRYTEALTGDVKGLKIAVPKEYLGEGVTLEVKEAVQAALKKYEELGATWEEVSLPHSKYAVSTYYLLSSSEASANLARFDGVRYGVRTDNAETMLDMFKNSRSEGFGDEVKRRIMLGTFALSSGYYDAYYKKAQQVRTLIKNDFDKVLEDYDVIIGPTTPTPAFKVGEKIDDPLTMYANDILTIPVNLAGVPGISVPCGLSSDGLPIGLQIIGRHFDESTVYRTAHAFEQVTDFHKLRPSLGGAQS; this comes from the coding sequence ATGGCTTTATTTGACTATACCCTACGTGAGCTTCAAGAGAAGCTACATAACAAAGAAATTACCGTTACCGATCTTGTAGATGAATCCTACCAGCGAATCGAGGAAGTCGATGAGCAAGTGAAGGCTTTCCTGACCTTGAATAAAGAAGAGGCGCTTAATCAGGCAGCAGAGCTTGATGATAAACGCGGTGATGATGCAGCAAAGCTATTTGGTCTGCCAATTGGTGTGAAAGATAATATTGTTACTAAAGGCTTGCGTACTACAGCAGCAAGTCAACTGCTCCGTAATCTTGAAGACCCACTTTATGATGCAACAGTTGTCCAAAAGGTGAACGAAGCAAAATCAATTACAATTGGAAAATTAAACATGGACGAGTTTGCCATGGGTTCTTCTAATGAGAACTCAAGCTTCACAGCAACACGTAACCCTTGGAACACCGACTACGTACCAGGCGGTTCAAGTGGTGGGTCAGCCGCAGCTGTTGCAGCAGGTGAAGTGCCATTCTCGCTAGGTTCAGATACAGGCGGCTCGATTCGTCAGCCAGCCGCTTTTTGTGGTGTCGTAGGATTGAAGCCGACATATGGTCGTGTATCTCGTTTTGGATTAATCGCTTTTGCTTCATCACTCGACCAGATTGGACCGATTACCCGTACAGTGGTAGACAATGCCTTTTTACTGGAAACCATTGCCGGACATGACAAGATGGACTCCACTTCTGCGAATGTAGAGGTTCCTAGATATACTGAGGCTTTGACAGGTGATGTTAAAGGTTTGAAAATTGCTGTCCCTAAGGAATACCTGGGTGAAGGAGTTACTCTCGAAGTCAAGGAAGCGGTACAAGCTGCGCTCAAGAAGTATGAAGAATTAGGTGCGACATGGGAAGAAGTATCTCTGCCCCACTCGAAGTATGCGGTGTCAACGTACTATCTGCTTTCTTCATCTGAGGCTTCTGCCAACCTAGCTCGTTTTGACGGTGTCCGTTACGGTGTGCGTACCGACAATGCTGAAACGATGCTTGATATGTTCAAAAACTCACGCTCAGAAGGATTTGGTGATGAAGTAAAACGCCGGATCATGCTTGGAACCTTTGCTTTAAGCTCCGGTTATTATGATGCTTACTATAAGAAGGCTCAGCAAGTCCGTACCTTGATTAAGAACGATTTTGACAAAGTGCTTGAGGACTACGATGTCATCATTGGACCGACAACACCGACACCAGCCTTTAAAGTCGGTGAGAAAATCGATGATCCATTAACGATGTATGCCAACGACATTCTAACGATTCCAGTCAACCTTGCTGGTGTACCTGGTATTTCTGTACCATGCGGCTTATCCTCAGATGGGTTGCCAATCGGTCTGCAAATCATTGGCAGGCATTTTGATGAAAGCACAGTCTATCGTACGGCACACGCCTTCGAACAGGTAACAGACTTCCATAAACTTCGCCCGTCCCTTGGAGGTGCACAATCATGA
- a CDS encoding CamS family sex pheromone protein, translated as MKKLHALLLSSLLLVSACTPVYDNTDEVVRETKDDSNNQTAIIPNYSLSDDTYRMILTEDSAKVSAAPGVTTNQMDNRLDIAAFEKGLRRHSKEYYSPDDYYFQPGQTLTDAELLNWLSRKSEDNPKGLNPELNEDEASEKEFRNNPRYISNIIEQDYLVRKEDNVVEVAGVTIGISMRTVYNFTAHGREYTENLSTDKLLAKGKEYAAIILERLRNKKELEGVPIVFAIYEEERDNAKSPGNFLSKTYVEASENQVSDWQEINEDYVLFPSDEAEEHHFDDSKLFSDFRVQVSDYFPNFVGMIANGFYIDEELKRVKIDIPIQFRSQSEVVGFTQYVYSLVMEMFEDHYAIQVRINSMDQQESLIVKEPGKKEPFVYIYD; from the coding sequence ATGAAGAAGCTGCATGCACTATTACTTAGTAGCTTGCTTCTTGTAAGCGCGTGTACACCCGTTTATGATAATACGGATGAAGTCGTTCGAGAAACAAAAGACGATAGCAATAATCAAACAGCCATTATACCGAACTATAGTTTATCTGATGATACGTATCGGATGATTTTGACAGAAGATAGTGCAAAGGTTTCGGCAGCACCTGGTGTAACAACAAACCAAATGGATAATCGATTAGACATAGCAGCATTTGAGAAGGGCTTACGCCGTCATTCCAAAGAATACTACAGTCCAGATGATTATTATTTTCAGCCTGGACAGACGTTGACAGATGCTGAGCTGTTGAACTGGCTGTCTCGCAAATCAGAGGATAACCCTAAGGGTCTGAACCCTGAATTGAATGAAGACGAGGCTTCAGAAAAAGAGTTCCGTAATAACCCGCGCTATATCTCAAACATTATCGAACAAGACTATCTAGTTCGAAAAGAAGATAATGTCGTCGAAGTGGCAGGGGTCACCATCGGAATTTCCATGAGAACTGTATATAATTTTACTGCTCATGGACGGGAATACACAGAAAACTTGTCTACTGATAAATTATTAGCAAAAGGAAAAGAATATGCAGCCATCATTTTAGAGCGTCTTCGTAACAAAAAAGAGCTGGAAGGAGTACCAATTGTTTTTGCGATTTACGAAGAGGAACGAGATAACGCGAAATCACCAGGGAATTTTTTAAGCAAAACCTACGTAGAGGCTTCTGAAAACCAAGTAAGTGATTGGCAAGAAATAAATGAAGATTATGTTCTCTTTCCTTCAGACGAAGCAGAGGAGCATCACTTCGATGATTCGAAATTGTTCTCTGACTTTCGAGTGCAGGTCTCGGATTACTTCCCAAATTTTGTAGGGATGATTGCGAATGGATTTTATATTGATGAAGAACTAAAAAGGGTTAAAATTGATATTCCAATCCAATTCCGATCACAATCTGAGGTCGTAGGATTCACGCAGTATGTATATAGTCTTGTGATGGAAATGTTCGAGGATCATTACGCTATACAAGTGAGAATTAACAGTATGGACCAACAAGAAAGCTTGATTGTGAAAGAACCGGGTAAGAAAGAGCCTTTTGTCTACATTTATGATTAA
- the gatB gene encoding Asp-tRNA(Asn)/Glu-tRNA(Gln) amidotransferase subunit GatB has translation MNFETIIGLEVHVELKTDSKIFSPSSNMFGDEPNSNVNPIDLGYPGVLPVLNEEAVNFAMKAAMALNCEIATNTKFDRKNYFYPDNPKAYQISQFDQPIGENGYIDIEVDGVKKRIGITRLHMEEDAGKLTHSDDGYSLVDYNRQGTPLVEIVSEPDIRSPKEAYAYLEALKNIIQYTGVSDCKMEEGSLRCDANLSLRPIGQEEFGTKTELKNLNSFSFVQKGLEFEEKRQEKVLLTGGEILQETRRYDEQTKETILMRVKEGSDDYRYFPEPDLVRLHIDEAWKKRIFEQIPELPDARKKRYIEELELPAYDAMVLTNNKEMSDFFEETIASDGDIKQASNWLMGEVSAYMNKQQKEFSDLALTPQSLAQLTKLIEDGTISSKIAKKVFSELVEKGGDPEKIVKDKGLVQISDEGQLREIITKILDGNQQSIEDYKNGKDKALGFLVGQVMKETKGQANPPMVNKIILEEMDKR, from the coding sequence ATGAATTTCGAAACGATTATTGGACTAGAGGTCCATGTTGAATTAAAAACAGATTCCAAAATCTTTAGCCCATCTTCCAACATGTTTGGAGATGAACCAAACTCGAACGTCAACCCGATTGATTTAGGTTACCCAGGTGTCCTTCCTGTATTAAATGAAGAAGCCGTTAATTTTGCTATGAAAGCAGCGATGGCACTTAATTGTGAAATCGCGACAAATACGAAGTTTGACCGGAAGAACTACTTTTACCCAGATAACCCGAAAGCTTATCAGATTTCCCAATTTGATCAGCCGATTGGTGAAAATGGCTATATCGACATTGAAGTGGATGGCGTGAAGAAGCGGATCGGTATTACACGTCTCCATATGGAAGAAGATGCGGGTAAATTGACTCATAGCGACGATGGATATTCGCTGGTTGACTATAACCGTCAAGGGACACCGCTCGTTGAGATTGTCTCAGAGCCTGATATTCGCTCGCCGAAAGAAGCCTATGCATACCTTGAAGCGTTAAAGAATATCATCCAATATACTGGCGTGTCGGACTGTAAGATGGAAGAAGGTTCACTACGTTGTGACGCCAACCTATCCTTACGTCCGATTGGTCAAGAGGAGTTCGGTACGAAGACAGAGCTTAAGAACTTGAATTCGTTCTCCTTTGTACAAAAAGGACTGGAGTTCGAAGAGAAGCGTCAGGAAAAAGTTCTTCTTACTGGCGGAGAAATTTTACAAGAAACGCGCCGTTATGATGAACAAACGAAAGAAACGATTCTCATGCGCGTGAAAGAAGGATCAGACGACTATCGCTATTTCCCTGAACCAGATCTTGTGCGATTACACATTGATGAAGCCTGGAAGAAGCGAATCTTCGAGCAAATTCCTGAATTGCCTGACGCAAGGAAAAAGCGTTACATTGAGGAACTTGAATTGCCAGCATATGATGCGATGGTGCTGACGAATAATAAGGAAATGTCGGATTTCTTTGAAGAAACGATTGCAAGTGATGGAGATATTAAACAAGCTTCCAACTGGCTGATGGGTGAAGTTTCAGCTTATATGAATAAGCAGCAGAAAGAGTTCAGTGACTTGGCCCTTACCCCACAATCACTTGCTCAGCTGACGAAGCTGATTGAAGATGGAACGATTTCCTCTAAAATTGCCAAAAAGGTTTTCAGCGAGCTTGTTGAAAAAGGCGGAGATCCAGAGAAAATCGTTAAAGATAAAGGACTCGTCCAAATTTCTGATGAAGGCCAGCTTAGAGAAATTATCACCAAGATTCTCGATGGTAATCAACAATCGATCGAAGACTATAAGAATGGGAAAGACAAAGCACTCGGTTTCCTTGTCGGACAGGTGATGAAGGAAACAAAAGGACAGGCGAACCCGCCGATGGTTAATAAAATCATTCTTGAAGAAATGGACAAGCGCTAA
- the gatC gene encoding Asp-tRNA(Asn)/Glu-tRNA(Gln) amidotransferase subunit GatC produces MSRISKDEVKHVAHLARLSINEEEADTFTKQLDDIITYAEQLNELDTEGVEPTTHVLDLQNVMRKDEPKQWISKEDALKNAPDQQDGQFKVPSILE; encoded by the coding sequence ATGTCCCGTATAAGCAAAGATGAAGTAAAGCACGTAGCACACTTAGCGCGTCTTTCAATCAACGAAGAAGAAGCTGATACATTTACGAAACAGCTTGATGACATTATTACGTATGCTGAGCAGTTGAATGAGCTTGATACAGAAGGAGTGGAGCCAACCACCCACGTCCTTGACTTGCAAAATGTGATGCGTAAAGATGAACCGAAACAATGGATCTCAAAAGAAGACGCCTTAAAAAATGCACCGGATCAGCAAGATGGTCAATTTAAAGTACCATCGATCTTGGAATAG
- the ligA gene encoding NAD-dependent DNA ligase LigA codes for MSPNEAQEVIEDLRKKLDQYNYEYHTLDNPSVLDYEYDQKMRELLDLESQFPDLVTADSPTQRVGDEPLDAFQKVQHNVAMLSLGNAFDEQELRDFDRRVREGTGEEVTYVCELKIDGLAVSLRYEDGVLVQGATRGDGTTGEDITKNLRTIRSIPLRLRKPETIEVRGEAFMPKKSFLALNETRESNGDEPFANPRNAAAGSLRQLDPKIAAKRNLDIFLYGVGRWQDESTRAHSERLQELKKLGLKTNPEWKKCNDIDEVIDYVHSWVERRPDLDYEIDGIVIKVDRLDQQQALGFTAKSPRWATAYKFPAEEAVTKLNKIELSVGRTGVVTPTAILDPVKVAGTTVQRASLHNEDLIREKDIRIGDTVVIKKAGDIIPEVVRVLTDQRSDEEEPYHMPEQCPACESKLVRLDEEVALRCINPNCNAQLREGLIHFVSRNAMDIEGLGEKVIAQLFKEQLIETIADLYKLEKEELLKLERMGEKSVQNLLKAIEDSKEKSLERLLFGLGIRYVGTKAANTLAQEFETMGQLMNADEETLVQVPEIGEKMADSVARYFAKPQVIQLMEELSQLGLNMEYKGPRKNDGPEDSPFKGKTVVLTGKMENYTRSEAKNIVQDLGGNVTTSISKNTDLLIAGEDAGSKYEKAEKLGVEIWNEGEFAKALI; via the coding sequence ATGAGTCCAAACGAAGCACAAGAAGTCATTGAAGATCTTCGCAAAAAGCTTGATCAATATAATTATGAATATCACACTCTAGACAATCCGTCTGTCTTAGACTATGAATATGACCAAAAAATGAGGGAGCTGCTTGACTTGGAGTCACAGTTTCCGGATCTTGTCACAGCAGATTCCCCGACGCAGCGAGTAGGGGACGAGCCGCTTGATGCCTTTCAAAAGGTTCAGCATAATGTGGCCATGCTCAGCCTGGGCAATGCTTTTGACGAGCAAGAGCTTCGTGACTTCGATCGTCGTGTCCGCGAGGGGACAGGAGAAGAAGTCACTTATGTTTGCGAATTGAAAATTGACGGTCTTGCGGTTTCTTTACGCTATGAAGACGGGGTTCTGGTGCAGGGAGCTACACGTGGTGACGGAACAACGGGTGAAGATATTACCAAGAATTTGCGTACGATACGCAGTATCCCGCTTCGTTTACGGAAGCCTGAAACGATTGAGGTTCGCGGTGAAGCCTTTATGCCAAAGAAGTCCTTTCTTGCCTTGAATGAGACGCGCGAAAGTAACGGAGATGAGCCGTTCGCCAACCCGAGAAATGCCGCAGCAGGCTCACTAAGACAGCTTGACCCTAAGATTGCCGCTAAACGTAATTTGGATATTTTTCTATATGGGGTGGGGCGATGGCAGGATGAATCCACACGCGCTCATAGTGAACGTTTACAGGAATTAAAAAAACTTGGCTTAAAAACAAACCCAGAGTGGAAAAAGTGTAACGATATTGATGAAGTAATCGACTATGTTCATAGCTGGGTTGAAAGAAGACCGGATTTAGATTATGAAATTGATGGAATCGTCATTAAAGTGGACCGCTTGGACCAGCAACAGGCACTAGGCTTTACAGCGAAAAGTCCGCGCTGGGCAACGGCTTATAAATTTCCAGCGGAAGAGGCGGTTACAAAGCTTAATAAAATTGAATTAAGTGTAGGGAGAACGGGAGTGGTCACACCGACAGCCATCCTTGATCCCGTCAAAGTGGCCGGAACAACTGTGCAGCGAGCTTCATTACACAATGAGGATTTAATTCGTGAAAAAGATATCCGGATTGGTGATACCGTTGTGATTAAAAAGGCCGGCGATATTATTCCAGAAGTCGTCCGCGTTCTGACAGATCAGCGTTCGGATGAAGAAGAACCATATCATATGCCGGAACAATGCCCTGCGTGTGAAAGTAAGTTGGTAAGACTTGATGAAGAGGTGGCACTGAGATGTATCAACCCTAACTGTAACGCACAGCTCCGAGAAGGATTGATTCATTTTGTGTCAAGAAACGCGATGGACATTGAAGGGCTGGGGGAAAAAGTAATTGCCCAACTGTTTAAGGAACAGCTGATTGAAACAATCGCTGATCTCTACAAGTTAGAAAAAGAAGAGCTGCTGAAACTAGAGCGAATGGGTGAGAAATCAGTACAGAATTTGTTGAAAGCCATTGAAGATTCTAAAGAAAAATCATTAGAGCGGCTGTTATTTGGTTTAGGGATACGTTATGTCGGAACGAAAGCAGCTAATACTCTTGCCCAAGAATTCGAAACGATGGGACAGCTCATGAATGCTGATGAAGAAACCCTCGTACAAGTTCCGGAAATTGGTGAAAAAATGGCCGATTCTGTAGCACGTTATTTTGCTAAACCTCAGGTCATCCAGTTAATGGAAGAGTTGAGTCAGCTGGGGCTAAATATGGAGTATAAGGGGCCAAGGAAGAATGATGGGCCTGAAGATTCGCCGTTTAAGGGGAAAACGGTGGTGCTCACTGGGAAGATGGAGAACTATACCCGTTCTGAAGCGAAGAACATTGTTCAAGACCTTGGCGGTAATGTGACCACCAGCATCAGTAAAAACACAGATCTATTAATTGCTGGCGAGGATGCAGGATCAAAGTATGAAAAAGCTGAGAAGCTCGGTGTTGAGATCTGGAATGAAGGCGAATTTGCGAAAGCTTTAATATAA
- the pcrA gene encoding DNA helicase PcrA, giving the protein MTQAINPLLKGLNEQQRNAVTHTDGPLLIMAGAGSGKTRVLTHRIAYLLNEKDVAPRNVLAITFTNKAAREMKERVEALVGSEGEKIWMSTFHSMCVRILRRDIDRIGYDRNFSILDSSDQLSVIKQVLKDLNLDPKKWDPRAMLGAISNAKNELLTPEDYVREAASMHEEQIAEVYKGYQKKLRKNQSLDFDDLIMQTLTLFERLPEVLENYQRRFQYIHVDEYQDTNHAQYQLVSYLASRYQNLCVVGDSDQSIYGWRGADIKNILSFEKDYPTAKTIMLEQNYRSTELILNAANNVIGNNSGRKAKNLWTDNTGGNKIQYHEAGTEREEGLFVTDHVEDLIRNGRFQYKDVAILYRTNAQSRTIEETFVKAGVPYQMIGGTKFYDRKEIKDLLAYLRLIANPNDDLSYQRVVNEPKRGVGKTSLDKLQAYATDHDISLYEASAEIDFVGVSAKAAKSIMNFYTMIRNWTQQQEFLSATDMVAEVIEKTGYEEMLRNEKSLEAQSRLENIEEFKSVTKNFEENSEDKTLVAFLTDLALIADIDQMNEDPTSDDTVTLMTLHSAKGLEFPVVFLIGMEENVFPHSRSLMDEDEMEEERRLAYVGITRAERQLFMTHAKMRTLYGRTNMNPISRFINEIPKEFVDGKDEREELPFFNKKRESPSIPSQTQKQPTKRASKKIEKDSSGGEKIAWQPGDKAKHKKWGEGTVVKVQGEGDAMELDIAFPAPTGIKRLLARFAPITKA; this is encoded by the coding sequence ATGACGCAAGCAATAAACCCTTTACTTAAAGGATTAAACGAACAGCAACGAAATGCGGTGACCCATACCGATGGACCGCTCTTAATTATGGCAGGGGCCGGAAGCGGGAAGACCCGGGTATTAACCCACCGAATCGCTTACTTACTTAATGAGAAGGATGTTGCCCCTCGTAATGTATTGGCGATTACCTTTACGAATAAGGCTGCACGGGAGATGAAGGAGCGTGTCGAAGCCCTCGTTGGATCTGAGGGCGAGAAAATTTGGATGTCAACCTTCCACTCGATGTGTGTACGAATTTTGCGCAGAGACATTGACAGAATCGGGTATGATCGTAATTTTTCTATTCTCGATTCAAGTGACCAGCTTTCTGTGATCAAGCAGGTTTTAAAAGATTTGAACCTTGATCCTAAGAAATGGGATCCGCGTGCGATGCTCGGAGCGATTAGTAATGCCAAAAATGAGCTGCTCACACCAGAAGATTATGTGCGTGAAGCAGCAAGCATGCATGAAGAACAGATTGCAGAAGTGTACAAAGGCTATCAGAAGAAATTGAGAAAGAATCAATCACTCGATTTTGATGATTTAATTATGCAGACATTGACACTGTTTGAACGTCTTCCCGAAGTTCTCGAGAATTACCAGCGCCGTTTTCAGTACATTCATGTCGATGAGTACCAGGATACGAACCATGCCCAATACCAGCTGGTCAGTTATTTAGCGAGTCGCTATCAGAATCTATGTGTTGTTGGCGACTCGGATCAATCGATTTATGGTTGGCGCGGGGCAGATATTAAAAACATTCTTTCCTTTGAAAAAGATTATCCTACTGCAAAGACAATTATGCTTGAACAAAATTATCGTTCAACGGAATTAATTTTAAACGCAGCAAACAACGTGATCGGCAACAACAGCGGCCGTAAAGCGAAGAATCTTTGGACTGATAATACCGGTGGGAATAAAATTCAATACCATGAAGCCGGGACAGAGCGGGAAGAAGGGTTATTTGTAACAGATCATGTTGAAGACCTGATTCGCAACGGACGTTTTCAATATAAAGATGTCGCGATTTTGTATCGGACAAATGCCCAGTCCCGTACGATTGAGGAAACATTTGTAAAAGCAGGAGTCCCTTATCAAATGATCGGCGGTACAAAGTTCTATGATCGTAAAGAAATCAAAGACTTGCTCGCTTATTTGCGATTGATTGCCAACCCAAATGACGATTTAAGCTACCAGCGTGTCGTTAATGAACCAAAGCGCGGTGTTGGGAAGACGAGTCTTGACAAGCTGCAGGCCTATGCAACCGATCACGATATTTCTCTTTATGAAGCATCGGCAGAAATTGACTTTGTGGGCGTAAGTGCGAAAGCGGCTAAATCAATCATGAACTTCTATACGATGATCAGAAACTGGACACAGCAGCAAGAGTTTTTATCAGCGACAGATATGGTTGCAGAAGTGATTGAAAAAACAGGCTATGAAGAGATGCTCCGCAATGAGAAAAGTCTTGAAGCGCAAAGCCGTCTAGAAAACATCGAAGAATTCAAATCCGTAACGAAAAATTTTGAAGAAAATAGTGAAGATAAAACGCTTGTCGCTTTTCTGACAGACCTTGCTCTGATTGCTGATATCGACCAAATGAATGAAGATCCGACGAGTGATGATACAGTTACACTAATGACCCTTCACTCTGCAAAAGGGCTTGAATTCCCTGTCGTATTTCTAATCGGGATGGAAGAGAACGTATTTCCGCACAGCCGCTCGCTAATGGATGAAGATGAAATGGAAGAAGAACGTCGTCTTGCCTACGTAGGAATTACCCGTGCGGAGCGCCAGTTGTTTATGACCCACGCAAAAATGCGCACACTATATGGACGGACGAATATGAATCCAATCAGCCGTTTTATCAACGAAATCCCTAAGGAATTCGTTGATGGGAAAGATGAACGGGAAGAACTGCCATTTTTCAATAAGAAACGCGAATCACCATCCATTCCATCTCAAACTCAGAAACAACCGACGAAACGTGCCTCGAAAAAGATCGAAAAAGACTCCTCAGGTGGCGAAAAAATTGCCTGGCAGCCGGGGGACAAAGCCAAACATAAAAAATGGGGCGAAGGCACTGTTGTTAAAGTTCAAGGGGAAGGTGACGCCATGGAGCTTGATATTGCTTTCCCTGCACCAACCGGAATTAAACGCCTGCTTGCCCGATTTGCACCGATAACGAAAGCGTAA
- a CDS encoding heptaprenylglyceryl phosphate synthase, with protein sequence MDYNVNEWNHVFKLDPNKHLSDSSLKKVCESGTDAVIIGGTDGITYENVVALLMRVQAYEIPCVLEVSAIHAISPEFDGYFIPMVFNSKEKRFMLDVQHEAVKQFGDFIDWSDMLVEGYCVMNEQAKVFQATNCTLPDQEDVIAYARMAEHMFHLPIFYIEYSGRYGDVNLVRETAEQLHDTMLFYGGGIRSAAEAKQMKEHADVIVVGDILYENIQAALETVQACKE encoded by the coding sequence GTGGATTATAATGTGAATGAATGGAATCATGTCTTTAAACTAGACCCGAATAAACACTTGTCTGACAGCAGCCTTAAGAAAGTATGCGAATCTGGAACGGATGCAGTCATCATTGGCGGAACAGATGGCATCACATACGAGAATGTGGTTGCACTGTTGATGAGAGTGCAAGCTTATGAGATACCCTGTGTACTTGAGGTTTCAGCGATCCATGCTATTTCGCCTGAGTTTGATGGATATTTCATTCCGATGGTGTTCAATAGTAAGGAGAAACGCTTCATGCTCGATGTACAGCACGAGGCGGTAAAGCAATTCGGAGATTTTATCGACTGGAGTGACATGCTCGTCGAAGGTTATTGTGTCATGAATGAACAGGCCAAAGTTTTTCAAGCAACCAACTGTACGCTGCCTGATCAGGAGGACGTGATCGCTTATGCTCGAATGGCCGAGCACATGTTCCATCTCCCAATTTTTTATATCGAATACAGCGGTCGTTATGGCGATGTAAACCTCGTCCGTGAGACGGCGGAACAGCTGCACGATACTATGTTATTTTATGGTGGAGGAATCCGTTCTGCTGCCGAGGCGAAGCAAATGAAGGAACACGCCGACGTCATTGTCGTTGGTGATATCCTATATGAAAATATCCAAGCCGCACTTGAGACAGTACAGGCTTGTAAAGAATAA
- the putP gene encoding sodium/proline symporter PutP, producing the protein MGIATLITFIVYLIGMLLIGFAAYRLTSNLSDYVLGGRRLGPGVAALSAGASDMSGWLILGLPGAIYASGLGAAWIGVGLSIGAYLNWQFVARPLRVYTEVAKDSITVPDFLENRFHDNSHILRVISAFVILVFFTFYTSSGMVAGAKLFEAAFELSYTQALWIGAIVTISYTFLGGFLAVSWTDFVQGILMFLALIAVPVVAVSELGGWSAAIDAVGQIDPAHLNMVQGVGAMAIISSLAWGLGYFGQPHILVRFMALRSAKDVPRARLIGTGWMVIGMYGAILTGLFGLAFVATQDVSGLENFGVEVMSEGGVQMLADAEKIFITFSQLLFHPVIAGILLAAILSAIMSTIDSQLLVSSSALAEDFYKAIFRKNASERELVWIGRLAVAVIALIAVLIAGNPDSSVLALVSYAWAGFGAAFGPTILLALFWKNFTRNGALAGIIVGAVTVMVWGGFLTGGIFNLYEMIPGFFLNLIVAIVVSMMGTPSKEVIEEFEAAKQR; encoded by the coding sequence ATGGGTATAGCAACGTTAATTACCTTTATCGTTTATTTGATTGGTATGCTGCTTATTGGATTTGCCGCATATCGACTAACAAGCAATTTATCTGATTATGTATTAGGTGGTCGTCGTTTAGGACCGGGGGTAGCCGCACTAAGTGCCGGCGCTTCCGACATGAGTGGTTGGCTTATATTAGGTTTACCTGGTGCTATTTATGCATCCGGTTTAGGAGCAGCCTGGATTGGAGTAGGTCTTTCCATTGGTGCGTACTTAAACTGGCAGTTTGTGGCTCGTCCTCTGCGTGTTTATACGGAGGTAGCGAAAGATTCCATTACGGTTCCCGATTTCCTTGAGAATCGTTTCCACGATAACTCCCATATCTTACGTGTTATTTCTGCATTTGTAATCCTTGTATTCTTCACATTCTACACCTCCTCTGGAATGGTTGCTGGAGCAAAGCTGTTTGAGGCTGCATTTGAGTTAAGTTATACGCAGGCTTTATGGATTGGTGCAATCGTAACAATTTCTTATACTTTCCTTGGCGGTTTCCTTGCCGTAAGCTGGACGGACTTTGTTCAAGGTATCCTTATGTTTTTAGCTTTGATTGCTGTACCAGTCGTAGCTGTATCTGAGTTAGGCGGATGGAGTGCTGCAATCGATGCTGTTGGACAAATTGACCCAGCTCACTTAAATATGGTTCAAGGCGTGGGGGCCATGGCCATTATTTCCTCTTTAGCCTGGGGGCTAGGTTATTTTGGTCAACCACATATCCTGGTGCGTTTTATGGCTCTGCGTTCTGCTAAAGATGTTCCAAGAGCCCGTTTGATCGGGACTGGTTGGATGGTTATCGGAATGTATGGTGCTATCTTAACAGGTTTATTCGGACTAGCATTCGTAGCTACACAGGATGTAAGTGGGCTTGAGAACTTTGGTGTCGAAGTAATGAGTGAGGGCGGCGTTCAAATGCTGGCTGACGCTGAGAAGATTTTCATTACATTCTCTCAACTTCTGTTCCACCCGGTTATTGCAGGTATTCTACTAGCGGCGATTCTATCTGCTATCATGAGTACAATTGATTCACAGCTGCTTGTATCATCTTCTGCACTGGCAGAGGATTTCTACAAAGCGATCTTCCGTAAAAATGCTTCAGAGCGTGAACTCGTATGGATTGGTCGTTTAGCCGTAGCAGTGATTGCACTTATAGCAGTGTTAATTGCCGGAAACCCGGATAGTTCAGTATTAGCCCTTGTATCTTATGCGTGGGCTGGATTCGGTGCCGCATTTGGTCCGACTATCCTCCTAGCGCTGTTCTGGAAAAACTTCACACGAAACGGTGCGCTTGCTGGTATCATCGTGGGTGCTGTTACTGTTATGGTATGGGGCGGCTTCTTGACCGGTGGTATTTTCAATCTTTACGAAATGATTCCAGGTTTCTTCTTGAACCTTATTGTAGCGATTGTTGTCAGTATGATGGGTACACCATCTAAAGAAGTGATAGAGGAATTTGAGGCAGCGAAACAACGTTAA